One genomic segment of Bradyrhizobium prioriisuperbiae includes these proteins:
- a CDS encoding class I SAM-dependent methyltransferase: MIPTSPLEADIRKLIRSTGPMPVWRYMQLCLTHHEHGYYIARDPLGREGDFVTAPEVSQMFGELLGLWAASVWKAIGAPDTIRLIELGPGRGTLMMDALRAIRIVPPFHAACHVHMVEINAALREKQVAALAGTRNVHWHDGIDDVPEGPSIIFANEYVDVLPIHQMVRRETGWHERVIEIDAADRLAFGASAEPMSRFDLLLPPLVRAAPVGAVFEWRPNTEIMKITSRVRAFGGAALIIDYGHLRSDAGDTFQAIAKHSFTDPLKNAGLSDVTAHVDFQAMAHAVEDIGGRVHGPIEQGAFLRRLGIETRAVTLMSKATPQVSEDIASGLKRLTDSGRGGMGSLFKVLGVSHPSMAELAGLTDQPAAPGPSVAIDTEADDTPHQESEEDSE, translated from the coding sequence GTGATCCCGACCTCGCCACTCGAGGCTGACATCCGCAAGCTGATCAGGTCCACCGGGCCAATGCCGGTGTGGCGCTACATGCAGCTGTGCCTGACCCATCACGAGCACGGCTACTACATCGCGCGCGATCCGCTGGGACGCGAAGGCGATTTCGTCACCGCGCCGGAAGTCAGCCAGATGTTCGGCGAATTGCTCGGGCTATGGGCAGCCTCGGTCTGGAAGGCGATTGGCGCGCCGGACACCATCCGGCTGATCGAACTCGGGCCCGGCCGTGGCACGCTGATGATGGACGCGCTGCGCGCGATCCGGATCGTGCCGCCGTTCCACGCCGCTTGTCATGTGCACATGGTGGAAATCAATGCGGCGCTGCGCGAAAAGCAGGTTGCGGCATTGGCCGGCACCAGGAACGTCCATTGGCACGACGGCATCGACGACGTGCCGGAAGGCCCGTCGATCATTTTCGCCAACGAATATGTCGACGTGCTGCCGATCCACCAGATGGTCCGCCGGGAAACCGGCTGGCACGAGCGCGTAATCGAGATCGACGCCGCCGATCGGCTGGCGTTCGGCGCCTCTGCTGAGCCGATGTCCCGGTTCGACCTTTTGCTGCCGCCCCTGGTCCGCGCCGCGCCGGTCGGCGCCGTGTTCGAATGGCGGCCGAACACCGAGATCATGAAGATCACCAGCCGCGTACGCGCCTTCGGCGGCGCCGCGCTGATCATCGACTATGGTCATCTGCGCAGCGATGCCGGCGATACGTTTCAGGCCATCGCCAAACATAGTTTCACCGACCCGCTGAAGAACGCCGGACTGTCCGATGTCACGGCCCATGTCGACTTCCAGGCCATGGCCCATGCAGTTGAGGATATCGGCGGCCGGGTACACGGCCCGATCGAGCAAGGCGCTTTCCTGCGCCGGCTCGGGATCGAGACCCGCGCCGTCACGCTGATGTCGAAGGCGACGCCGCAGGTCTCGGAAGACATCGCCAGCGGGCTGAAGCGCCTCACCGATTCGGGCCGCGGCGGGATGGGGTCACTGTTCAAAGTGCTCGGCGTCTCGCACCCTTCGATGGCCGAACTCGCCGGCCTGACCGACCAGCCTGCTGCCCCCGGGCCGAGCGTCGCTATCGACACCGAAGCGGACGACACACCTCACCAGGAATCGGAAGAAGATTCGGAATGA
- the lgt gene encoding prolipoprotein diacylglyceryl transferase codes for MFAIAFPVFDPIAVSFGPFAIRWYALAYIGGIVLGWIYARAIIRDGRLWGGTSPISLLDMDDFILWVTFGIILGGRTGYVLFYNLDYFVQHPAEIIELWKGGMSFHGGFLGCVAAVLLFGWRRKVSVLSLGDITCAVGPIGLLLGRIANFINGELWGRAADVPWAMVFPTGGPVPRHPSQLYEATLEGVLLFIVLALMIRAGALRRPGFIIGSFATLYGIARITGEFFREPDPQLGFLWGGLTMGMVLSVPMIVAGVCFLVAAWRRQPVSSIQAPANQVSINQG; via the coding sequence GGTCAGTTTCGGACCGTTCGCCATCCGCTGGTACGCGCTCGCCTATATTGGCGGCATCGTGCTGGGCTGGATCTATGCCCGCGCCATCATCCGCGACGGCAGACTTTGGGGCGGCACCTCGCCGATCAGCCTGCTCGATATGGACGATTTCATCCTGTGGGTGACGTTCGGCATCATCCTCGGCGGCCGCACCGGCTATGTGCTGTTCTACAACCTCGATTATTTCGTGCAGCATCCGGCCGAGATCATCGAATTGTGGAAAGGCGGCATGTCGTTCCACGGCGGTTTCCTCGGCTGCGTGGCGGCCGTGCTGCTGTTCGGCTGGCGGCGCAAGGTGTCGGTTTTGTCACTCGGCGACATCACCTGTGCCGTGGGTCCGATCGGCCTGTTGCTGGGACGCATTGCCAATTTCATCAATGGCGAGCTGTGGGGCCGCGCGGCCGATGTGCCCTGGGCCATGGTGTTTCCGACCGGTGGGCCGGTTCCGCGGCATCCCAGCCAGCTCTATGAGGCAACGCTGGAAGGCGTGCTGCTGTTCATCGTGCTGGCGCTGATGATCCGGGCCGGCGCACTGAGGCGGCCGGGATTTATTATCGGCAGTTTCGCCACGCTTTATGGCATTGCCCGCATCACCGGCGAGTTCTTTCGTGAGCCCGATCCCCAGCTCGGATTTTTGTGGGGCGGGCTGACCATGGGTATGGTGCTGTCGGTGCCGATGATTGTTGCCGGGGTTTGCTTCCTCGTGGCGGCATGGCGCCGCCAACCTGTCTCTTCCATCCAGGCACCCGCGAACCAGGTGTCCATTAACCAGGGCTGA